In the genome of Staphylococcus durrellii, one region contains:
- a CDS encoding assimilatory sulfite reductase (NADPH) flavoprotein subunit yields the protein MQFSVTNSPFNEEQAAQLNQLVQSMTPEQRLWLSGYLAANQQATTTSEDIQQIQQAPEATQSVEDVKPRDITVLYGSETGNAQSIAELLDERLTENGYTVTLSSMDAFKTKELKKVEDLFIVSATHGEGDPPDNAITFHEFLHGRKAPKLEGLRYSVLALGDESYEFFCQTGKDFDARLAELGGERLTDRVDCDLDFDEPAENWMQNVLEALSGPNDNRAAVAETTETVQSAKEKKYSKSNPYEAEVLENINLTGRGSNKEVRHVELLLDNYGEGFEPGDCLAIIPENDPVIVTQLISLLGWDPELTVEIDNKGNTASLTDAFTLHFEITKLTIPLVKKLAELVNDESLNEKLAEDGWVQAYVEGRDLIDFFKAYNASNIQPNDLLEALRKLPAREYSIASSYRANPDEVHITVGAVRYNAHDRDREGVCSIQLAERVQPGDTVKMYLKKNPNFKFPFEEDKKVIMIGPGTGVAPFRSYLEEREELDLKGNTWLFFGEQHFTTDFLYQTDWQTWLEDGILSKLDVAFSRDTDEKVYVQHRIEENSELFFQWLEEGAAIYVCGDEKYMAKDVNEAILRVIAKEGNMSEADAEAYLNQMKTEKRYQRDIY from the coding sequence TTGCAATTTAGCGTAACGAACAGTCCATTTAATGAAGAACAAGCAGCACAATTAAATCAACTAGTTCAATCAATGACACCAGAACAACGTCTTTGGTTGAGTGGATATTTAGCTGCAAACCAACAAGCAACTACGACAAGTGAAGATATACAACAGATTCAACAAGCACCTGAGGCAACACAAAGTGTAGAAGACGTAAAACCTAGAGACATTACTGTACTTTATGGTTCAGAAACAGGCAACGCACAAAGTATTGCTGAATTACTAGATGAAAGGCTAACAGAAAATGGTTATACAGTAACATTATCTTCTATGGACGCCTTTAAAACTAAAGAACTAAAGAAAGTTGAAGACTTATTCATCGTTTCGGCGACGCATGGTGAAGGAGATCCACCAGATAACGCTATTACATTCCATGAATTTTTACATGGTAGAAAAGCGCCAAAATTAGAAGGCTTACGTTATTCAGTTTTAGCGCTAGGCGATGAATCGTACGAATTCTTCTGTCAAACAGGTAAAGATTTCGATGCAAGATTAGCCGAATTAGGCGGTGAACGTTTAACAGATAGAGTTGATTGTGATTTAGATTTTGATGAGCCAGCAGAAAACTGGATGCAAAATGTTTTAGAAGCTTTAAGCGGTCCGAATGATAATCGTGCTGCTGTAGCAGAAACTACGGAAACAGTACAATCTGCAAAAGAGAAAAAATATTCTAAATCAAATCCATATGAAGCAGAAGTGTTAGAAAATATCAATTTAACGGGACGTGGTTCTAATAAAGAAGTAAGACACGTTGAATTATTATTAGACAATTACGGGGAAGGTTTTGAACCTGGGGATTGTCTAGCGATTATTCCAGAAAATGATCCGGTCATAGTAACACAATTAATCAGCTTACTTGGGTGGGATCCTGAACTTACTGTTGAAATCGATAATAAAGGTAACACTGCCTCATTAACAGATGCGTTTACTTTACATTTTGAAATAACGAAATTAACGATTCCTTTAGTGAAAAAATTAGCTGAATTAGTTAACGATGAATCACTGAACGAAAAATTAGCAGAAGATGGTTGGGTTCAAGCGTACGTTGAAGGGCGCGATTTAATAGACTTCTTTAAAGCTTACAACGCGTCAAACATTCAACCGAATGATCTATTAGAAGCATTAAGAAAATTACCTGCAAGAGAATATTCAATTGCAAGTAGTTATAGAGCTAATCCAGATGAAGTGCATATTACAGTGGGAGCAGTAAGATACAATGCCCACGATAGAGATAGAGAAGGTGTTTGTTCAATTCAATTAGCAGAACGCGTGCAACCTGGTGATACTGTTAAAATGTATTTGAAGAAAAATCCAAACTTTAAGTTCCCATTTGAGGAAGACAAAAAAGTTATCATGATTGGTCCAGGAACTGGTGTAGCACCATTTAGAAGCTATCTTGAAGAACGTGAAGAATTAGACTTAAAAGGTAATACATGGTTATTCTTCGGTGAACAACACTTTACGACCGATTTCTTATATCAAACAGATTGGCAAACTTGGTTAGAAGATGGCATATTAAGCAAATTAGACGTTGCTTTCTCTCGTGATACTGATGAGAAAGTATATGTTCAGCATCGTATCGAAGAAAACAGTGAATTATTCTTCCAGTGGTTAGAAGAAGGCGCTGCAATTTACGTGTGTGGTGACGAAAAGTATATGGCAAAAGATGTTAATGAGGCCATTCTTCGTGTCATCGCAAAAGAAGGTAACATGAGCGAAGCAGATGCAGAAGCATACTTGAATCAAATGAAGACAGAAAAACGATATCAACGAGATATTTATTAA
- a CDS encoding phosphoadenylyl-sulfate reductase: MTETKVTYNNFTSDVFQNIDINNETKGAYEVLKWAYDSYGDNIIYSCSFGAEGMILIDLISQVRPDAKIVFLDTDLHFQETYDLIDRVKERYPELNIQLKKPDLTLDEQSEQYGPALWKKEPNQCCYIRKIKPLEEVLSGATAWVSGLRREQSPSRQNTNFLNKDERFKSVKVCPLIHWTWDDVWQYIERHDLTYNELHDFNYPSIGCIPCTSAVSASGDSREGRWSGFGKTECGLHTVDNNSK, encoded by the coding sequence TGACAGAAACAAAGGTAACCTATAATAATTTTACTTCCGATGTGTTTCAAAATATCGATATAAATAACGAAACAAAAGGTGCTTATGAGGTGTTAAAATGGGCGTACGATAGTTACGGAGATAACATTATTTATTCTTGTAGCTTTGGAGCTGAAGGTATGATATTAATTGATTTAATATCTCAAGTAAGACCTGACGCTAAGATAGTTTTTTTAGACACAGATTTACATTTTCAAGAAACATATGATCTGATTGATAGAGTGAAAGAAAGATATCCAGAGTTAAATATACAACTTAAGAAACCGGATTTAACTTTAGATGAGCAATCAGAACAATATGGACCAGCACTATGGAAAAAAGAGCCTAATCAATGTTGCTATATACGTAAAATTAAACCATTAGAAGAGGTATTATCTGGTGCGACAGCATGGGTTTCAGGATTAAGACGTGAACAATCACCAAGTCGGCAAAATACAAATTTCTTAAATAAAGATGAACGTTTTAAATCAGTCAAAGTTTGTCCGTTAATTCATTGGACATGGGATGATGTATGGCAATACATTGAACGACATGATTTAACTTATAACGAATTACATGATTTTAACTATCCAAGTATTGGATGTATACCTTGTACATCAGCTGTTTCAGCCTCAGGAGATTCTCGCGAGGGAAGATGGTCTGGTTTTGGAAAAACAGAGTGTGGTTTGCACACGGTAGATAATAATTCTAAGTAA